The genome window GGAATCTCCGCGCGCGCCGCTTGGATGATGCTCAATATATCTTCGCCGATTATGCCGGAAACGCAGGAAGTCGTTACAAAAATCGCCTTGGGGTTGAAACGCCGGTAGGCTTCCCGTATGGCCCTTTTTAATTTCTCGGCGGCTCCGAATACCGTATCGTTCTCCGTCATGTTGGTATTGATGAGACGGATGTTGGCCCGTCCCAGCCCACGCGCTTTGCGTCCCCACTTGTATTCGGCGTTGTTGACCGTCGTGTCGGCAATGCAGCCGACCGGGGCGTGGTTTACGATGGCGGCATCCGCTATCCTGGTCAAATAAGTGTGCGCGCAGCCGGAACTGCAGGCGCTCATCTGGCTGAACTGCCTTTCGCGGTTCTTCAGCGCGCAGCCTCCCGCCCCTTCCGCGCAAGCGGCTATTTCGCCTATGTTTCCGTTGTACCCGGTTATTGAGCCGAGCCGGGTCTCTCTTATGGCTACCTCAGGGTTTTCCAAATCAATCTTGAAAGCCATGTGCATTCCTCCTTCAATTTAATTTATCTGCGCTTAATATTCCGGATCGGCCGGTTTCCAAGCGATGACCCTTCTTTCTATTAAAGAGAACAGATAATTCAGGGAAAGGCCAAGTATCGCGATACAGACAGTGGCCGCGTATAAATTGGAAATTTGATAATTGGTCTGCGCGTTCCAGACCAGCCAGCCCAAGCCGCTGCTGGCGCCAATCATCTCCGCCGCCACCAAAAGGAAAAAGGCCGCCCCGGCGCTGCTTTTTATTCCGTGGAAAATACCCGGCAGCGCGCCCGGGAGAAGTACCCGGCAAAACATGGACAGCTTGCTTACGCCCATGGAACGGGCCGCCTTTATATAAAGGGGATCAACGCCCTGGACGCCGGTTATGGTGTTGAGCAGGACGGGCCAGACGCAGACCCAGAAAATCATGGCGGCTTTGGACAGTTCGCCGATACCGAAAAGCAATATAAATACCGGGTGCAGGGAAAAAGGGTTTACCGCGTGCAGAAAATTCAAAACAGGTTTCAATATGCGCTCAAACAACTTGAACCAGCCGCCCAAGGCCATCCCCAAGGGAACGCCCACCACCACCGCCGCCAGAAAGCCGTTGGCCGCCCGCCACAAGCTGTAAGCGATATGTTCCAGCATAACGCCGTCCTGAAAAAGCTGTAAGATAGTTTTTAATATGACAGTGGGCGGGGTGATAAAATTGCGGTCAAGCAAACCGGAACGCGTCCCGGCCTCCCAAAGTATGAAAAACAGCCAGATTGAAGCGTTATCGCGCAGCGTGCGCCAAAACTTGCCGATGCTTGCTTGGATTT of Acidaminococcales bacterium contains these proteins:
- a CDS encoding ABC transporter permease, whose product is MDAQSLKKADNVVLLKQGKDKIQASIGKFWRTLRDNASIWLFFILWEAGTRSGLLDRNFITPPTVILKTILQLFQDGVMLEHIAYSLWRAANGFLAAVVVGVPLGMALGGWFKLFERILKPVLNFLHAVNPFSLHPVFILLFGIGELSKAAMIFWVCVWPVLLNTITGVQGVDPLYIKAARSMGVSKLSMFCRVLLPGALPGIFHGIKSSAGAAFFLLVAAEMIGASSGLGWLVWNAQTNYQISNLYAATVCIAILGLSLNYLFSLIERRVIAWKPADPEY